From the Priestia koreensis genome, one window contains:
- a CDS encoding dicarboxylate/amino acid:cation symporter: MKLSTKIIIALLLGAVVGLVMNIASPDVFEKVNTFLFTPLGKIFLGLINMLVVPIVFFSITLGTAGLGDPKKLGRIGAKTISYFLVTTTVAIVIGLVLAFALQPGKVGEFDKTGATFDAQKAPPISETLLNIIPTNPVRAMVEGNMLQIIVFSIFIGLGLAILNNKTKAVYNVIEQGNELMMYLVNLVMKFAPYGTFGLIATAVGSQGIDAIKAMGLYMTVVLAGLLIHTALTYGSTIMLLAKRSPIEFFKGFAPAMAVAFSTSSSNATLPVSMSTAQKNLRVPESISSFVQPLGATINMDGTAIMQGVATIFIAQVYDVNLSFVQIITVVLTAVLASIGTAGVPGVGLIMLAMVLNSVNLPVEGIALIIGIDRLLDMTRTAVNITGDAACAVIVAESEKKRAEKLSSAS; encoded by the coding sequence ATGAAGTTATCAACAAAGATTATTATTGCCCTGCTTTTAGGGGCAGTAGTGGGGCTTGTGATGAACATTGCTTCGCCAGACGTTTTTGAAAAAGTAAACACATTTTTATTTACACCGCTAGGAAAAATCTTTTTAGGACTTATTAACATGTTAGTAGTCCCAATTGTTTTTTTCTCTATTACACTTGGAACAGCTGGGCTTGGTGATCCAAAAAAATTAGGACGTATCGGTGCTAAAACGATCTCATACTTTTTGGTCACGACAACGGTAGCCATCGTCATTGGCTTAGTATTAGCTTTTGCTCTGCAACCAGGAAAAGTAGGGGAATTTGACAAAACAGGTGCAACTTTCGATGCCCAAAAAGCACCTCCAATCAGCGAAACGCTGCTTAACATTATTCCGACGAATCCAGTACGAGCAATGGTAGAAGGAAACATGCTTCAAATTATCGTTTTCTCGATTTTTATCGGTCTCGGTCTTGCGATCTTAAACAATAAAACAAAGGCCGTGTACAATGTGATTGAACAAGGAAACGAACTCATGATGTACCTTGTAAACCTCGTGATGAAATTTGCGCCATACGGAACGTTTGGTTTAATTGCAACAGCTGTAGGAAGTCAAGGAATTGATGCAATTAAAGCGATGGGGTTATACATGACCGTCGTGCTAGCAGGGCTTCTGATTCACACGGCTCTTACATATGGATCAACAATTATGCTCTTAGCTAAGCGAAGCCCAATTGAATTCTTTAAAGGATTTGCACCCGCTATGGCAGTCGCTTTTAGTACATCAAGTAGTAATGCGACGCTGCCGGTTTCCATGTCAACGGCACAAAAGAATTTGCGTGTGCCAGAATCCATTAGTAGCTTCGTTCAGCCGTTAGGCGCAACGATTAACATGGATGGGACAGCGATTATGCAAGGGGTAGCAACAATCTTTATCGCGCAAGTATACGATGTTAATCTATCATTTGTTCAAATCATCACCGTGGTGCTAACGGCTGTTTTAGCAAGTATTGGAACAGCTGGAGTGCCAGGGGTAGGACTCATTATGCTTGCGATGGTCTTAAACTCTGTTAATCTTCCGGTAGAAGGAATTGCCCTCATTATCGGGATTGACCGACTTCTTGACATGACGCGTACAGCCGTTAACATTACGGGTGATGCAGCATGTGCGGTCATCGTCGCAGAATCAGAAAAGAAACGCGCAGAAAAATTATCTTCTGCATCATAA
- a CDS encoding GNAT family N-acetyltransferase encodes MITLRYFTKSDFQQLIKWVYSEELLLQIAGGAFTYPLTSRQLKAYIKGANEEGSSSYIFTALENGTGRAVGHIAIGRIDYENGSGRIAKVLIGNPDGRKQGFGTSMVEEVLKFGFEQLGLHRISLGVFHSNITALRVYERIGFRQEGVLRDIKKVGESYWSLIEMSMLEHEWRERTNLIETKGTMR; translated from the coding sequence ATGATTACGTTACGCTATTTTACAAAAAGTGATTTTCAGCAATTGATAAAATGGGTTTATTCTGAAGAGCTATTGTTACAGATTGCAGGTGGAGCGTTTACGTACCCACTTACGTCTAGGCAGCTAAAGGCTTACATAAAAGGCGCAAACGAAGAAGGGAGCTCCTCCTATATCTTTACCGCACTTGAAAATGGAACGGGACGTGCGGTAGGACATATCGCGATCGGAAGAATTGATTATGAAAACGGGTCAGGAAGAATCGCAAAAGTTCTCATTGGAAATCCGGATGGGCGGAAGCAAGGGTTCGGTACAAGTATGGTAGAAGAAGTACTGAAATTTGGCTTTGAACAACTTGGACTTCATCGCATATCGCTAGGAGTTTTTCACTCCAACATCACTGCGCTGCGCGTGTATGAGAGGATTGGTTTTCGACAAGAAGGGGTGCTACGTGATATAAAGAAAGTAGGGGAGAGTTATTGGAGTTTAATTGAAATGAGTATGCTCGAGCACGAATGGCGAGAACGAACGAATTTAATTGAGACAAAGGGGACAATGAGATGA
- a CDS encoding undecaprenyl-diphosphate phosphatase: MSWFESLILGIIQGLTEFLPISSTGHLYLGRHLFGLDEAGLFLDTMLHIGTVLAVFVFYKDEFVHMIKKPFSKLTFLLIIGTIPAVVVGLLFKDYFETISKTGVTIGWEFLVTGLFLWFADSIKNGRKKMDDITYTDAFVIGTFQAAAIFPAISRSGLTIVAALIRKLDRETAAYFSFLLSTPAIVGAMILQLSDVVGGKVESISLFSLFVGTLSSALFGYVAVKWMIGYLKKHSLKLFAVYVWGLGGLILFFQMTGRF, encoded by the coding sequence ATGTCGTGGTTTGAGTCACTTATTTTAGGCATTATTCAAGGTCTTACGGAGTTTTTACCAATTAGCAGTACAGGTCATCTCTATTTAGGAAGGCATTTGTTTGGATTAGACGAGGCAGGCTTATTTCTCGATACGATGCTTCATATCGGAACGGTACTAGCCGTATTTGTTTTTTACAAAGATGAATTCGTACATATGATTAAAAAACCGTTTAGCAAACTAACCTTTCTCCTTATTATCGGAACCATCCCCGCAGTAGTGGTAGGATTACTTTTTAAAGATTACTTTGAAACTATATCGAAGACGGGGGTTACGATAGGATGGGAGTTTTTAGTGACGGGCCTATTTCTATGGTTTGCAGATTCCATTAAAAATGGACGAAAAAAAATGGATGACATCACGTATACAGATGCGTTTGTTATTGGAACTTTTCAAGCAGCGGCCATTTTTCCGGCTATTTCACGTTCTGGACTTACGATTGTGGCAGCGCTTATACGAAAGCTTGATCGTGAAACGGCTGCCTATTTCTCTTTTCTTCTTTCTACACCTGCGATCGTTGGCGCGATGATTTTACAGCTGAGCGACGTTGTCGGCGGTAAAGTCGAATCCATTTCTCTTTTTTCACTATTTGTAGGTACCCTTTCCTCCGCTCTCTTTGGCTATGTGGCGGTAAAATGGATGATTGGGTATTTAAAAAAGCATTCTTTGAAGCTGTTCGCTGTGTATGTGTGGGGGTTAGGCGGTCTGATTTTATTCTTCCAAATGACTGGACGATTTTAA
- a CDS encoding peptidoglycan D,D-transpeptidase FtsI family protein, which translates to MKKTNKAKKKKKTHIPLRMNLLFFVVFLLFSVLILRLGFVQIVSGENYKREVEKTEDVTVDNPVPRGKIIDRYNRVVVDNEPLNSVTYTRLSTTKAQDKLEVAEKLSKMIKFSDKDLKKVTERDKKDFWILKHPKEAQKKVSAVEIKKLSNAEVYKLQLERVTDKEIKSVEKDLPLILIYSRMNAGYAMTQQSVKNQNVSNSEYAVVSEHLDELPGVETTTYWQRKNLYGQTLRSILGDVTSPSEGLPREQLDYFLSHGYSRNDQVGKSYIEQQYESMLIGQKAKVKNVTDKSGQVKETKTVFDGERGHDIVLTVDIQLQKVLEDVVTQKLMEYKTAKAGTQYLDRAFIVLMDPNTGDILAMVGKKYNKKTGKIDDYALGNINSAYEMGSAVKGATSLAGLDSGAISQYTRFPDTALKFRGTPPKKSSHSPYSAPNVREALEVSSNVFMWRTVIAIGNGHYGYDQPLHIDSNILSTMRNYYSQFGLGVKTGIDLPNETIGYRANKPPLGNVIDIGIGQLDTYTPLQMAQYVSTIANNGYRMQPHIVKEIRTPSDNPDEQGQLVYASQPTVLNRIVMSQKNIDVIKEGMRRVVVGTHGTSAKYYTGQYSRYSGLRNIVAAKTGTAETFVYGTGKANPPEVRNSTYVGFAPYNNPQIAFAAVAPAAYTPGYDNGLSKEIANEALYQYFKLRSEGQQKLEDANSNPGNELDSKPDPADTTSTNTAGN; encoded by the coding sequence ATGAAAAAGACGAACAAAGCAAAAAAGAAGAAAAAAACACACATTCCTCTTCGAATGAATTTACTGTTTTTTGTCGTATTTTTACTTTTTTCCGTTCTCATTTTGAGACTAGGATTTGTTCAAATTGTAAGTGGTGAAAACTACAAACGTGAAGTCGAAAAAACGGAGGATGTAACGGTAGATAACCCCGTACCACGTGGGAAGATCATTGACCGATACAACCGCGTTGTAGTGGACAATGAGCCGCTAAATTCTGTTACATACACACGTTTGAGCACAACTAAAGCACAAGACAAGCTAGAAGTAGCTGAAAAGTTGTCAAAAATGATCAAATTCAGCGACAAAGATCTTAAAAAAGTGACAGAACGTGACAAAAAAGACTTCTGGATTTTAAAGCATCCAAAAGAAGCTCAGAAGAAAGTATCGGCAGTGGAAATTAAAAAATTATCCAACGCTGAAGTATATAAGCTGCAGCTTGAGCGGGTGACAGATAAAGAAATTAAAAGTGTTGAAAAAGATCTACCGCTTATTTTAATTTATAGCCGCATGAACGCTGGCTATGCGATGACACAACAAAGTGTTAAAAACCAAAACGTGTCTAATTCTGAATACGCGGTGGTGAGTGAGCACCTTGATGAACTTCCTGGTGTCGAAACAACGACGTATTGGCAGCGTAAAAACTTATATGGTCAAACACTACGTTCTATCTTAGGAGACGTGACGAGCCCATCAGAAGGTTTGCCAAGAGAACAGCTGGATTATTTCCTCTCACATGGATACAGCCGGAATGACCAAGTTGGAAAAAGTTATATTGAGCAACAATACGAAAGCATGTTAATTGGTCAAAAAGCAAAAGTTAAAAACGTCACGGATAAATCTGGACAGGTGAAGGAAACGAAAACCGTCTTTGACGGCGAGCGTGGACATGACATCGTCTTAACGGTTGATATCCAACTTCAAAAGGTGTTAGAGGATGTTGTAACACAAAAGCTTATGGAATATAAAACAGCCAAAGCAGGGACACAATATCTTGATCGTGCGTTTATCGTCTTAATGGACCCAAATACAGGAGACATTTTAGCGATGGTCGGGAAGAAGTATAATAAGAAGACGGGGAAAATTGATGACTATGCGCTAGGGAATATTAACTCGGCGTATGAAATGGGATCTGCTGTTAAGGGGGCTACTTCCCTTGCAGGATTAGATTCAGGTGCGATTAGCCAGTACACGCGTTTCCCAGATACAGCGCTGAAGTTCAGAGGAACGCCGCCTAAAAAATCTTCTCATTCACCGTACTCAGCACCAAACGTACGAGAAGCACTAGAAGTATCGTCAAACGTATTTATGTGGAGAACGGTCATTGCGATCGGAAACGGCCACTACGGATACGATCAGCCGCTTCATATTGATTCAAACATTTTATCAACGATGCGAAATTATTACAGTCAATTTGGCTTAGGTGTTAAAACAGGGATCGATCTACCAAATGAAACGATTGGTTACCGAGCAAATAAACCACCTCTTGGTAATGTAATTGATATCGGGATTGGTCAGCTTGACACGTATACACCACTTCAAATGGCACAGTATGTTTCAACAATTGCCAACAATGGCTATCGCATGCAGCCTCACATCGTGAAGGAAATTCGTACGCCAAGCGATAATCCTGATGAACAAGGTCAGCTTGTGTACGCAAGTCAACCAACGGTACTGAACCGTATTGTCATGTCACAGAAAAATATTGACGTGATAAAAGAAGGAATGCGACGAGTTGTTGTAGGAACACACGGAACATCAGCTAAATATTACACAGGCCAATACAGCCGCTACAGCGGTCTTCGTAACATCGTTGCGGCGAAAACAGGTACAGCTGAGACGTTCGTTTATGGAACAGGTAAAGCAAATCCTCCTGAAGTACGTAACTCAACGTACGTAGGATTTGCACCATATAACAACCCGCAAATCGCTTTTGCAGCCGTTGCACCAGCAGCTTATACGCCTGGTTACGACAACGGATTAAGTAAAGAAATTGCCAATGAGGCACTATACCAATACTTCAAGCTACGCTCAGAAGGTCAGCAAAAGCTTGAAGATGCAAATTCAAATCCAGGCAATGAGCTTGACTCAAAGCCTGACCCAGCTGATACAACTAGTACGAATACAGCGGGTAATTAA
- a CDS encoding GNAT family N-acetyltransferase, whose protein sequence is MTISMAHMKELRTQEEFLRAYPIMRQLRTELTEGEYLDLLKNMVTEGYQLLALWLEDEIVALAGCKIQTNFYYGKHVYVFDLITDEASRSKTYGKQLLESVEQWARAEGCTNIALASATHRVGAHRFYEEKMHFTKPSYEFVKKL, encoded by the coding sequence ATGACAATATCAATGGCTCACATGAAGGAATTAAGAACGCAGGAGGAATTTCTACGCGCGTATCCAATTATGAGACAGCTTCGCACGGAGCTAACAGAAGGTGAGTATCTAGATCTCTTAAAAAACATGGTAACAGAAGGCTACCAGCTTTTAGCTCTTTGGCTAGAAGACGAGATTGTCGCACTTGCGGGTTGTAAAATTCAAACAAATTTTTATTACGGAAAGCATGTATATGTCTTTGACCTTATCACGGATGAAGCAAGTCGGTCAAAAACCTACGGAAAGCAGCTTCTTGAGTCAGTAGAGCAATGGGCAAGAGCTGAAGGCTGTACAAACATAGCGCTTGCATCAGCTACTCATCGCGTAGGGGCGCATCGTTTTTATGAAGAAAAGATGCATTTCACAAAACCAAGCTATGAATTTGTGAAGAAGCTGTAA